Proteins encoded by one window of Nomascus leucogenys isolate Asia chromosome 19, Asia_NLE_v1, whole genome shotgun sequence:
- the GEMIN6 gene encoding gem-associated protein 6, with protein sequence MSEWMKKGPLEWQDYIYKEVRVTASEKKEYKGWVLTTDPVSANIVLVNFLEDGSMSVTGIMGHAVQTVETMNEGDHRVREKLMHLFTSGDCKAYSPEDLEERKNSLKKWLEKNHIPITEQGDSPRTLCVAGVLTIDPPYGPENCSSSNEIILSRVQDLIEGHLTASQ encoded by the exons atgagtgaatggatgaagaaaggCCCCTTAGAATGGCAAGATTACATTTACAAAGAGGTCCGAGTGACAGCCAGTGAGAAGAAGGAGTATAAAGGATGGGTTTTAACTACAGACCCAGTCTCTGCCAA TATCGTCCTTGTGAACTTCCTTGAAGATGGCAGCATGTCTGTGACCGGAATTATGGGACATGCTGTGCAGACTGTTGAAACTATGAATGAAGGTGACCATAGAGTAAGGGAGAAGCTGATGCATTTGTTCACGTCTGGAGACTGCAAAGCGTACAGCCCAGAGGAtctggaagagagaaagaacagcCTAAAGAAATGGCTTGAGAAGAACCACATCCCCATCACTGAACAGGGAGATTCTCCCAGGACTCTCTGTGTGGCTGGGGTCCTGACTATAGACCCACCGTATGGTCCAGAAAATTGCAGCAGCTCTAATGAGATTATTCTGTCGCGTGTTCAGGAtcttattgaaggacatcttaCAGCTTCCCAATGA